From Bactrocera oleae isolate idBacOlea1 chromosome 4, idBacOlea1, whole genome shotgun sequence:
acacgtcctaTTCTCTCTAAAAGGctacttatttgtcggaaccgtcgatatcggaacactatatcatatagctgccatacaaactgaacaatcggtattaattatttgtatggaaaacaaattttttattaatgaaatatcTTCAAGTATTGTACGGATTATGGTCTAAGAAAATGGTGtaatctctaaagaaattgttcagttcggaagttgctatagcatatagctgtcatacagtcggtgcaaccgaaattaacctTTTCTCTTGCGCTTATTGCTCTTCCTAACAATACATCATGAATCGATTGCTACAAACATCAAGAAAGCCTCGAAGTGTGTGAAACATTGGTTTGCCTTTAGTGAACAAAATTGATCGTTACTTAAGAActgattataaattaaattaacagctgagattaaaaatatatatattttacatacaaacaacatTACGTCAATGGGTGCAAATATTGCAGAGTGCTTGGGTTGCGCTCAAATGATATTTTCAAAGGAATTGTAGATTGCTCATACGTCATGGTGCACCGTATtgccaaatattaaataacagtGTATTGATGATTGGGGGGGAAAAAAAGACGAAAGGTTTAAAATCGAAGAAGATTGCCGCACAATGAGAATGACATAGAATTATTGATAATGAGGCCCCCCCCTTTCCGTATAACCTCAAATGTCAACGACGTCAAAACCAAAACCTGtaaaaaaatctttcaaaacCGGCATCACAATCCGCGACATCATTAATTCACCAAAGTAACAATTCCCGATACCAGTGGAGCTGAAGAAGTGAGAGTTCAAGTGAAATTCTTGCAAATATGGGACAGTCAAGAAGGAAACGCTGAGGTTATCCCTTCTCTATATCATCTCGCCAACTTTGACTGTAACCCACtagtttgaaaaataataaaagagcaataaatataataaaagattCAATGAAAATGGAGTTTGGTTTGTATGTCTActacaattaaaaacaatatatatatatatatatatatatatatatatatgtatatctattgcCTCTTCTGCTTCTTCTCCTCCTTCTGTTTATTTCCATTGCCACGGCAACGCAAAACGAAGCACACCAAACCAACAAACACCAGCACAGCTAGCACAAttccagcaacaacaaaagctatCACATCCAGCAAATAGAATTGATACCACTTCAAGGCGAGACCAGCGGCGCGCAAATGCTCAGCACCCTTGTGGCGTATCACATACTCGATCCAATAGACGGCGGTGTCACGCGCATTCAGCGGCCGATCGTGAAAAATGCTCGAGATGCGCTTGATGTTGGCACGATAGCTGGGGTTCTCCAGCAGCTCAATAAGCGCATACTTTAGTACATCATAAGTGATGGATTGGAAGTGCAAGCTGATGGCGAAACCGTAGAGTTCGGCCTTTTTCAAGTTCAAGTGTTGATCACAGTAGAAGGGCATGCCGAGCATAGGCACTGCGTAGTGCACACCCTCCTGTGTGCCCAGTAAACCGCCATGCGTGATGAATACGCGCACATTAGGGTGTGCCAGTATATCACTTTGTGGCAGCCATTTTTTCACCATAATATTTGGTGGCAAATTTATGATGCTctcattttcgaacttccacaGCACACGCTGCTTCATACTGCGAAAAACGTCGACGAAAATCTTTAAATAAGCCGGTGGCATGTCCTTGCTCTCCACATTACTGCCTGTGGCGGTGAAAAATTAGGCTATTTAATGACTTATGATATATATCTAACTTGAGGGTGCTTACCCAAACTGAAGTAGATGGCGCCGTGTTCCGCCTCGTCCAAGAAGTTTTGCATATCCGCTGGCAAAGCTTTGGGTGGATAAATATGCATGCCACCTACAGGCACCATGCCATCTATGGTGGGACGTGCGCTAGTCAAAGGTGCAAAACTATTCAATAGCATGGCTGACAGATTTTTCTCCATCTCGGTTACTTTCGGGTAGTTAActgtttagaattttttttttccaatttttaaaaaactatgtTTTAATAGTAACCGACGCGCACTCACTTGGCAAATGTCCGAAATACTTCGCCACCAAGTCGTCCATCAAAGGGAAATATACATACTCGCGATGCAGATCCTCATAGAGTGAGTTGTAAGTGTTTTGCACACGCTCCCAGAAGTTCATGCGGTCGGAGTAGGGTAGGAAACCATGTGGTACATAGGACCATGGCGATATTATGCCAAACATTTGACTCATATGATTCTCATAGCCCAATGTGCTGGTACTAACCACCGggattttataaatatgactGAGCGCCAGGAAGGCTTCTTGGTAGAACTGCTCGACAAGCAGTAAATCATAGATATTCTCGGTTTGCTTGGCATTAATAATGTCCTGCACTTTGCGTTGCTTGAGCGCATGCTCTGTGGTGGCAACACCTAAAACTTGTAACATCTGCAGGAAACCAGCTAGCTCCATGGTGGTGAACTCGAAGATATTACGTGCGCCGGCATCTTCTTTGActgaaattatagaatataattaagaatttttcgttcaatttcagttttttaataCGCTGTTTAAGTACATCCATAAATAGTAGTACACTAGAATACCACTGTGGAATACTAGACCGTTAGCATGGAGTTTTCGTCGGAA
This genomic window contains:
- the LOC106623379 gene encoding UDP-glycosyltransferase UGT5-like; this translates as MNSKILLGLLSLAVAITSTANGARILSVYSFPGKSHFMMQKAIIKELVRNGHQVTLITALSLAPLNLGSNYTEILIEPVYDFWKDVKEDAGARNIFEFTTMELAGFLQMLQVLGVATTEHALKQRKVQDIINAKQTENIYDLLLVEQFYQEAFLALSHIYKIPVVSTSTLGYENHMSQMFGIISPWSYVPHGFLPYSDRMNFWERVQNTYNSLYEDLHREYVYFPLMDDLVAKYFGHLPINYPKVTEMEKNLSAMLLNSFAPLTSARPTIDGMVPVGGMHIYPPKALPADMQNFLDEAEHGAIYFSLGSNVESKDMPPAYLKIFVDVFRSMKQRVLWKFENESIINLPPNIMVKKWLPQSDILAHPNVRVFITHGGLLGTQEGVHYAVPMLGMPFYCDQHLNLKKAELYGFAISLHFQSITYDVLKYALIELLENPSYRANIKRISSIFHDRPLNARDTAVYWIEYVIRHKGAEHLRAAGLALKWYQFYLLDVIAFVVAGIVLAVLVFVGLVCFVLRCRGNGNKQKEEKKQKRQ